The genomic segment CGTAATATCAGCTTTAATCGCTTTTATCTTTTTTATATATACTCCTGAAAAACAGGTGTGTGCCGCAGACTGCTTTTGCGGTTTATAGTGCTGCAATAAAAACAACAGCTCTAAAACTTTCAGCCGCAGGTAGCCGTTTGTTGTATCAGAGGGAAAGCGGCACTCTTGAGATGCTTCATATAATTCATTGAATATACGGAGCAGCATTGGCGGTGTTTTAATAACCGCGCATTTATTGTCGGGACAATAGTTTTGCAGTAATGCCGGTAGGTCAATGGATATGCCTTCGATAGTATTCTGAAAAATCATACCTGTCTTTTTGACATCGATAATGATTGTACAGCCGGTGTAATATCCTAACGGGAAATAAGGCTTTTCCGTTTGAGCTTCCAAAACACCGATGGCAAAATCACCTTCCCCGATATATGTAAAGTAACCGCTTTTATATTCGCATTCAAACCTGCCTGATTTGCAATAGGCTATTTCCAGAATATTCGACACCGGCTCTTTTCGGTAATCACATGAGGCCGCTTCAAAAGTTGTAAGTGCATAATCAACTCCTGAGAATAAATGAAAGGTTTTCATACGCCCGTTCGGTGTATCGCAGTTGATAGCATATTCCGTTATCAAATTGGTATTAGATACAATAGCGGCGCGTGTCCCGTGCCATTCGTTTGCGTGTACACAAGAGTTCATATTAAGGTTCTTTAAAATTGAACAAAGTGTCAACTTTGGAAGTTGTTCAATTAGTACGCGATAGCGTACATACAATCTGCGATGTTTGCGTAAGCAAACTCGACGTGTTTTTAGACAATGCCAACTGCATTGTCTAAAATAAGCCTTCGCTTTTTTTTAAGAGTATATACAATCTC from the Treponema medium genome contains:
- a CDS encoding helix-turn-helix domain-containing protein, encoding MNSCVHANEWHGTRAAIVSNTNLITEYAINCDTPNGRMKTFHLFSGVDYALTTFEAASCDYRKEPVSNILEIAYCKSGRFECEYKSGYFTYIGEGDFAIGVLEAQTEKPYFPLGYYTGCTIIIDVKKTGMIFQNTIEGISIDLPALLQNYCPDNKCAVIKTPPMLLRIFNELYEASQECRFPSDTTNGYLRLKVLELLFLLQHYKPQKQSAAHTCFSGVYIKKIKAIKADITEHWSENPRLKDLSQKYGIGLTVMKDCFKAVYGKPIYAFQKEYKMQKAAQLLHTTEKSITEIASLIGYENPNKFSSAFKNTFGYSPREYRQDNL